From Vitis vinifera cultivar Pinot Noir 40024 chromosome 5, ASM3070453v1, the proteins below share one genomic window:
- the LOC104879387 gene encoding proline-rich receptor-like protein kinase PERK2 — protein sequence MARTRGVKSSSPSSHKKIPREEPVPDPTSEPPRPKAVSPPLKPAPPKPPARRYLTRSRGRPLQKRARVESSEPIDLTEQSPEPSSVPSLVPSPVPSLAPPAEPQEPQPPLPEPQNPSEITPEAAIRRPMLTQPPIEGNLDCRARPFHSELCFDIATFQLRPELAQAPPVTPASSQPSTSTEPRMTIPISEYRELCRSLETLTASQSSLAHEMAAIRLQHHFDLPPAAKPSTSTTAVPHSHPTEPQAPSGAATEEVDPSA from the exons atggcgcgaaccagaggggtcaagtcttcctctccttcaagcCACAAGAAAATCCCGCGAGAGGAGCCCGTTCCAGATCCCACCTCTGAGCCTCCGCGGCCAAAAGCAGTTTCCCCTCCATTGAAGCCCGCGCCGCCAAAGCCTCCGGCGAGGCGTTATCTCACCAGGTCAAGGGGTCGACCACTGCAAAAGAGAGCCAGGGTTGAAAGCTCAGAACCCATTGATTTGACGGAGCAGTCCCCAGAACCCTCGTCGGTTCCATCGCTAGTTCCATCTCCGGTGCCATCTCTGGCGCCGCCAGCAGAGCCTCAGGAGCCTCAGCCACCACTTCCTGAGCCCCAAAATCCATCTGAGATAACCCCTGAAGCAGCAATCAGGCGGCCAATGCTGACTCAACCTCCAATTGAGGGGAATTTGGACTGTAGAGCTCGGCCATTCCACTCAGAGCTGTGCTTTGACATAGCTACATTCCAATTGCGGCCGGAGCTTGCACA AGCTCCACCAGTTActccagcttcatctcagccatccacttcaACTGAACCAAGGATGAccattcccatttctgaatACAGAGAGTTATGTCGTTCATTGGAGACCCTCACAGCATCTCAGAGCAGCCTTGCTCATGAGATGGCAGCCATtcga ctccagcaTCATTTTGATCTGCCACCAGCTGCTAAGccctccacctccaccactgcagtgccacactctcatccAACAGAGCCTCAAGCCCCATCTGGAGCAGCTACTGAAGAGGtagacccatctgcctag